One window of the Clostridia bacterium genome contains the following:
- the ilvE gene encoding branched-chain-amino-acid transaminase, translating into MSLIIYLDGKYVPEEEAKLSVFDHGVLYGDGVFEGIRAYHGRVFKLREHLVRLYESARTINLNIWLSLEEMQEVVLETLRRNNLRDGYIRLVVTRGKGDLGLDPRNCPKASIFCIAASIKLYPEEMYQNGLEIVTVATRRNIPEACNPQVKSLNYLNNIYAKIEAAQAGVAEALMLNQEGFVVEATGDNIFLVKNGKLITPPPYLGLLKGITRDTVMELAREMGIEVEEAVFTRNEVYNADEVFLTGTAAELIPVVKVDSRVIGDGKPGPVFARLLEAYRELTKINGPKIYPDEE; encoded by the coding sequence ATGAGTTTAATCATTTACCTGGACGGCAAATACGTTCCCGAAGAGGAAGCGAAGTTATCGGTTTTTGACCACGGGGTACTGTACGGGGACGGCGTATTCGAAGGGATCCGGGCTTATCACGGCCGCGTTTTCAAGCTCCGGGAGCACCTGGTCCGGCTCTATGAATCTGCCCGCACCATTAACCTGAACATATGGCTATCCCTGGAGGAAATGCAGGAGGTTGTGCTGGAAACCCTGCGCCGCAATAACCTTAGGGATGGGTACATTCGCCTGGTGGTAACCCGGGGCAAGGGGGATTTAGGTTTAGATCCCAGGAACTGCCCGAAGGCCAGCATTTTCTGCATTGCCGCCAGCATCAAACTGTATCCGGAAGAGATGTACCAAAACGGCTTGGAAATCGTGACGGTGGCCACCCGGCGCAATATTCCGGAGGCCTGCAATCCCCAAGTGAAATCCTTGAACTACTTGAATAACATTTACGCCAAGATCGAGGCGGCCCAAGCCGGGGTAGCGGAAGCCTTAATGCTCAATCAGGAAGGCTTCGTGGTGGAGGCCACCGGGGACAACATTTTCCTGGTGAAAAACGGCAAGCTCATCACCCCGCCGCCCTACCTGGGACTGTTGAAAGGCATTACCAGGGATACGGTCATGGAACTGGCCCGGGAAATGGGAATTGAGGTGGAGGAAGCGGTCTTTACCCGCAATGAAGTGTACAATGCCGACGAGGTCTTCCTGACCGGCACGGCGGCGGAACTGATTCCGGTGGTGAAAGTAGACAGCCGGGTCATAGGCGACGGCAAACCGGGACCGGTCTTTGCCAGACTGCTGGAGGCTTACCGGGAACTGACGAAGATCAACGGACCGAAAATTTACCCCGATGAGGAGTGA
- the ilvD gene encoding dihydroxy-acid dehydratase, which produces MPSKTMKEGLEKAPHRSLLKALGLTDAEIRRPLVGIVNSFNEVVPGHMHLRQISDAVKAGVRMAGGTPLEFPTIAVCDGIAMNHEGMRYSLASRELIADTIEIMAKAHAFDALVFIPNCDKNVPGMLMAAARLNLPAVFVSGGPMLPGEHRGQKLTLNSMFEAVGRVAAGTMTMEELQEIEDAACPTCGSCAGMFTANSMNCLTEVLGMGLPGNGTVPAVYSARLRLAKVAGMKVMELLARDIRPLDIMKPEAFGNALAVDMAMGCSTNTALHLPAIAREIGMKLDLSLINEISQKTPHLCKLSPAGEATMDDLDRAGGVPAVMKELADHGLLDDSLMTVTGQTIRENLKDVAVLDRSVIRSVEDPYSRDGGLAVLWGNLAPDGAIVKKAAVAPAMLVHEGPARVFDAEEEAVAAILGKKIQPGDVVVIRYEGPKGGPGMREMLTPTSALCGMGLDDKVALITDGRFSGASRGAAIGHVSPEAALGGPIGLLQDGDRIKIDIPNHSLQVLLDEAELAARRANWQAPAPRIKRGYMARYANTVTSASTGAIVDG; this is translated from the coding sequence GTGCCAAGCAAAACCATGAAGGAGGGCCTGGAAAAGGCACCCCACCGTTCTTTGTTAAAAGCCCTAGGCTTAACTGACGCGGAAATCCGCCGGCCCCTGGTCGGCATTGTGAATTCCTTTAATGAGGTGGTCCCCGGGCACATGCACCTGCGGCAAATCAGTGACGCGGTGAAGGCGGGAGTGAGGATGGCCGGGGGTACTCCTTTGGAGTTTCCCACCATCGCCGTGTGCGACGGGATTGCCATGAACCACGAGGGGATGCGGTATTCCCTGGCTTCCCGGGAACTGATCGCCGATACGATTGAAATCATGGCCAAAGCCCATGCCTTTGACGCCCTGGTGTTTATTCCCAACTGCGATAAGAACGTACCCGGCATGTTGATGGCTGCCGCCAGGCTGAACCTGCCTGCCGTCTTTGTCAGCGGCGGTCCCATGCTGCCCGGCGAACACCGGGGGCAGAAATTAACCTTAAACAGCATGTTTGAAGCCGTGGGCCGGGTGGCGGCCGGCACCATGACCATGGAGGAACTCCAGGAAATAGAAGATGCCGCCTGTCCCACCTGCGGCTCCTGTGCCGGCATGTTTACCGCCAATTCCATGAACTGTTTGACGGAAGTGCTGGGCATGGGTCTGCCGGGCAACGGCACCGTGCCGGCGGTTTATTCCGCCAGGCTCCGGCTGGCTAAAGTAGCCGGCATGAAAGTGATGGAACTGTTGGCCCGGGATATCAGGCCTTTAGATATTATGAAGCCGGAAGCTTTTGGGAATGCTTTGGCCGTGGATATGGCCATGGGCTGTTCCACCAATACGGCCCTGCACTTGCCTGCCATTGCCCGGGAAATCGGCATGAAGCTGGATTTAAGTCTCATCAATGAAATCAGTCAAAAGACGCCGCACTTGTGCAAACTGTCCCCCGCCGGGGAAGCGACCATGGACGACTTGGACCGGGCCGGCGGTGTGCCAGCCGTCATGAAGGAATTGGCGGATCACGGCCTTTTGGACGACAGTTTAATGACGGTTACCGGCCAAACCATCCGGGAGAATTTGAAAGATGTGGCCGTGTTGGACCGGTCCGTTATCCGGTCCGTAGAGGATCCCTACAGCCGCGACGGCGGCTTGGCGGTGCTGTGGGGCAATCTCGCCCCTGACGGAGCCATTGTGAAAAAGGCTGCCGTGGCTCCGGCCATGCTGGTCCATGAAGGACCCGCCCGGGTCTTTGATGCCGAAGAGGAAGCCGTTGCCGCCATTCTGGGTAAGAAAATCCAGCCCGGCGATGTAGTCGTGATCCGGTATGAAGGGCCGAAAGGCGGTCCCGGCATGCGGGAAATGCTGACCCCCACTTCCGCTTTGTGCGGCATGGGATTGGATGATAAAGTGGCTCTCATTACCGACGGTCGTTTCTCCGGCGCCAGCCGGGGCGCAGCCATCGGCCATGTCTCGCCGGAGGCCGCTTTGGGAGGTCCCATTGGGTTGCTCCAAGACGGGGACCGGATCAAAATTGATATTCCTAACCATTCTCTCCAGGTGTTACTTGACGAAGCGGAACTGGCAGCCAGGCGGGCCAATTGGCAAGCGCCTGCGCCTCGGATTAAGAGGGGCTACATGGCCAGATATGCCAATACGGTGACTTCCGCGAGTACGGGGGCGATTGTAGATGGCTAA